In the genome of Zygosaccharomyces rouxii strain CBS732 chromosome G complete sequence, the window TTTAACGACTTTATGTTCGAGTTTGAATTTGTATTTTCTGTAGTTGTTATATATATAGGCATGAGAATAAAGAATAAATGTTAGAATCGtcataaaaaaaaaaaaaaaaaacaaaacaaaaacaaaaacgGTCATAATCGTATTTTACAGGACTTTCGTATCGGTCGTTTAATCTCCAGAAGTTAGATTTGGCTGATCACTCCATATGCGACAGCACGTCAGTCAATGTATGCATTAACATAATGTCGTCGGGACTGACATTATCCGCACTGTTACCACCATTCTTGGCATTTTTCTTCGATTTGGTCTGCCTCTTCGCCATCGGGTTGGGCCTATCGCTACTACCACTAATATTCATATTTGTATCTGAATTTAATGCACCAAACATGACATCATTGGTCATTATTTTGTTCGTTGGGATAATATTAGGCAGCCCAGATTGTGGGAAAGTCAAAGATGGATTTATACttaaatccaaatcttgtTTAGGTCCCCCCTCCTTGGGTACTTGTGATGGAACTGGTTCCTGTTTTATTTGTTGTTTGTTGTCTCTTGAAGTAgtttttttcctccttttcGCATTACTATTTATCAACAGACTTGACATCGGTGGTGcattttgtaattgtttGTTCGGCAGCCTTGCCCTTTCATCTAGAATTTTGGTATAAGTGTCAACCTCTTGcttcaatttggaaattacatttttcaacttatCGTTCTCCTGTCTTGCTGTATTATACTCCATTTGTAGTTTCATATTCTCTAACTCCTTTGCCTTCTTACGTGCCTCCTTATCCACCGAAGATGTTGGTGACGATTTTGGCTTTATTTGGACATGGTGTGTCCTGTGATCCAGACTACCGCTATTTGCCAAACTGCTTGCGCAGCTACTGCTACTATGAATCGGcgttgaagaagaaggttcATCTCTGTTCTTATCAAAAACCCACTGACTAGAGGTTATAATACGTTGATGCTGCGGCACTAGCCGCGTATCGTGATGGTTGTCCGTCATTATTGAAGGTTTAGACTAAAATGAGGAGCATGGGCATATGTAGCTGAAAAAAGCGTAAAAGCAGAAAAACAAAACCAGAATACCGGATTTATGTAATTCTGACCTACACAGTTCAATAGGGCTGGTGGTGAAGTAGCTACCAGCTCGAGAATAAATGGTAAACCTTGAATATTCTGTATTGTAAACGTAATTTTATTGTTAGATCCGGTAATCAATTTTCTCTTCGACCCTGCATATACGCTCTTTCTCATTTTTACTATCTAAAACGAAAAAAGAACCCGGGTAATACCATCACGTGATATGTGGATTGGGCAGGAATGGTATAAGATACGCGCAGTATACGCTCCAATAGGACAGTTAGCGGCCAATTCGTACACCTGAGGTAAAGTGCTACAGTATTGACGACAGTCCCGTTGGTGGATTTAACCCAGTATGTGGTGTATGGGTCCAGGTACCAGCATGATTCTTCGAgataaaaatgaattgaattgcCAGATCTTAGTATCCGATTCTGCTTCGTGCTGGTTAGCATCAGAGCTCGTTCAAAATCTCGTATCTCTGTTACTGCACCTGGGTCAGACAGGCTGCACTTCGTAAACCTTTTTTTAAAATGGCTGTCTAAACTGATACATAATTATAGTTTCAAGTACAATTATCATATTCAGAATGATAAACACCACCAGTTGCGTTTGGTTGCTTATCTAGCAGACTAAAGAGCCCttatttttccttttttttttttttttttttagttttctaaatttttgTTCCAGTTATAAAAGAGTAGTCTTGTTTGGCCCAAAGATAGTTGTTATCAGCCACTCACCACACGCATGACGCTCACAGTCATACCAGTTTATCTCTACGTACTGTATACGCTGTATATAATAAGAGTCTTCTACTAGTTGGAATGAATTACATTATTCGTAGCTGtcgttattattttatctAGTATGTTATTGTTTACCGTTATGACCTCGacctttttttcttttttgatATACAATAGATAAGAAAACGGAGAACGGAGAGAcagagagagagagagaaaGAGGCAAGAAATAAGTGATATTATAACAGTTCTTGAGCCGTAAAAGATCTTGCTTCTTACTATTAGCAATCAATAGCCTCACCAGCCTCTTTCTCTACTAcacgtgatattcacgtgaTACTACCTAAAACAAATCAGTCCTTTTCATACTCCCTTTATAATAAAACTACATGCATTTCAAGTTCAGAAGCCATtagatatatatacaaTCAATAATCAGTACAAAGCTAACAGTTTAACAAGCTCTATACAACAGTGTCCATGTGGTCGTATATTTTTGGTGGATCTAGTTCTGGATCCAGTGGCAAAAACAGAGATTTGCCCAAGAAAGCTATAGTAGAACTCAGAGAACATATCAACCTACTGGGGAAGAAGCAGTCACACTTGCAAACACAAATTTCGAACCAAGAAAATGAGGCCAAAACGTTCCTCACCAAGGGTAATAAATCTATGGCTAAGAActctttgaagaagaaaaaaatctatGAAGCTCAATTGACTAAGTTAGAAGGTCAAATGGATTCTTTAGAACAGCAGCTATTCTCGATCGAAAGTGCTAACCTGAACCTGGAGACCATGAGAGCCATGAAACAAGGTGCTAAAGCTATGAAGACCATGCATAACGGTTTAGATATTGATAAAGTCGACGAAACGATGGACGAAGTTAGAGAACAGGTTGAATTGGGTGAAGAAATTAGTGATGCAATTTCAAGACCAATGTACACAGGGGCCAATGAAGTGGACGAAGATGAACTGGATGAGGAATTAGATGCGCTTGCACAAGATGAGAAATCGAAGGAACAAGTACCACAAGTTTCACAACCACAAGCGGCCGAACCGGTTGGCCAGAAACCAGTATCATTACCAAACGCCCCAAATAGCAAGATAGAATCATCAAAAGCACAGAGTAATGAGCCGCAAGGACAACAgcaaaatgatgaagaagatgaagacgaacGTGCATTAAGAGAATTACAAGCAGAAATGGGATTATAGTGAGATAATGACGAAAATATAGGGTTTgtattttttgttttcgGAATTTTCCACCATCACCACGACCACTACAAGTATACCTAATGTTTTATGTATAAGTAATACACGCtaaatttatttcttttaaGATTTCTTTTACTATTATTTAAATCTAGTTGACCAGCACCCATACCATGAAAAAGATaaatatgatgaagaaaacCTTAACAGCGAGCCACCTATTACTCTTAACtctatcaaaatatttgagtAATTCACGTTGAGCTCCACTTATATTAAcatcaatatcatcaaCGTTGGCAtcgattctttgaattaCATCGCCTTGTTCTTGAACCATGGACGCCAGttgttggaaaagattCCCAACTTCTTGTATAGTAGATTCAATCGTCTCCACAGCACGATTTCtctcttgtaaatattGACCGTTACTCATTTGACCTTCTTCCATGAGCAACATTTGCGATTCCTGCGGTAGCGAGAGACCGTTTGACGCACCGCCATTACCGCCATCAGACTGTTGTTCTGAAGTTTCAGCTAACATCGACGACATGAATGGATTTGAACTGTTGTAAGTCGCTACACTTTCAGCATGTGCTGGCTGttgagattctttatcGTCAACCTGTGATATTTTTTCCCATCTATCTCTATTATTCATCTCCATCCTTTGtctttcttccaaaacacctttgaaatcacctgaaatattcttcatcttggtATTTAACATATTCATTACGTTTTTAGAATGCTggccaccaccaccagaatCCACAGGGTTCCCATTCTGCCGCGACCTCTGGAAACGACTCAAGTCAACTAAACtttgttcaattgcatATATCTTACGCTTTATGAGAAATGATAGTTCTGCAATTTCCACAGGACTGTCATTAAACATAGGTTTTTGCTTTGCCAAAATGGCCAATTTTGATAGTAATTGTGcagttgatgaaatttcatgGGATATACGAGATGCTTTAACATGAAATTCACTTGACTGTGGTTTCTTCTGACTTTCATCGCGTT includes:
- a CDS encoding uncharacterized protein (conserved hypothetical protein) is translated as MTDNHHDTRLVPQHQRIITSSQWVFDKNRDEPSSSTPIHSSSSCASSLANSGSLDHRTHHVQIKPKSSPTSSVDKEARKKAKELENMKLQMEYNTARQENDKLKNVISKLKQEVDTYTKILDERARLPNKQLQNAPPMSSLLINSNAKRRKKTTSRDNKQQIKQEPVPSQVPKEGGPKQDLDLSINPSLTFPQSGLPNIIPTNKIMTNDVMFGALNSDTNMNISGSSDRPNPMAKRQTKSKKNAKNGGNSADNVSPDDIMLMHTLTDVLSHME
- the SNF7 gene encoding ESCRT-III subunit protein SNF7 (similar to uniprot|P39929 Saccharomyces cerevisiae YLR025W SNF7 Involved in derepression of SUC2 in response to glucose limitation involved in glucose derepression), which codes for MWSYIFGGSSSGSSGKNRDLPKKAIVELREHINLLGKKQSHLQTQISNQENEAKTFLTKGNKSMAKNSLKKKKIYEAQLTKLEGQMDSLEQQLFSIESANLNLETMRAMKQGAKAMKTMHNGLDIDKVDETMDEVREQVELGEEISDAISRPMYTGANEVDEDELDEELDALAQDEKSKEQVPQVSQPQAAEPVGQKPVSLPNAPNSKIESSKAQSNEPQGQQQNDEEDEDERALRELQAEMGL
- the SED5 gene encoding t-SNARE syntaxin (similar to uniprot|Q01590 Saccharomyces cerevisiae YLR026C SED5 Sed5p is a t-SNARE (soluble NSF attachment protein receptor) required in ER to Golgi transport) — protein: MNIKDRSLEFQQSVLVHKKHNKANLKKQERAWQLEKERDESQKKPQSSEFHVKASRISHEISSTAQLLSKLAILAKQKPMFNDSPVEIAELSFLIKRKIYAIEQSLVDLSRFQRSRQNGNPVDSGGGGQHSKNVMNMLNTKMKNISGDFKGVLEERQRMEMNNRDRWEKISQVDDKESQQPAHAESVATYNSSNPFMSSMLAETSEQQSDGGNGGASNGLSLPQESQMLLMEEGQMSNGQYLQERNRAVETIESTIQEVGNLFQQLASMVQEQGDVIQRIDANVDDIDVNISGAQRELLKYFDRVKSNRWLAVKVFFIIFIFFMVWVLVN